In Symmachiella dynata, the following are encoded in one genomic region:
- a CDS encoding carboxypeptidase M32 has translation MTSYDSLLTELRSIALLESCGHVLGWDEQTYMPPGGAEHRANQLSLLAGMVHERATSPQLGDLLASAEQNEKSDDPDSPTAANLREARRKYDRSTKLPRRLVEELSRVCTLSQQAWVQARKDSKFADFLPWLEQVVALRREEADVVGYGDGVPYDALLDEYEPGMTAAEVTTLFAGLRDELVPLIAEIVDCGRQPDISILQRSYPVDKQRDFGTAAATAIGFDFHKGRLDEAAHPFCSGFGPGDTRLTTRYDEHHFPGAFFGTLHEAGHGIYEQGLNPAEFGTPMGTYTSLGIHESQSRLWENFVGRSRAFWNHYYSAAQQTFSTALTDVSEETFLWCVNDVRPTFIRVEADEATYNLHILLRFELEQPLVSGDLKPADVPAAWNEKFTQYFGITPPTDAMGCLQDIHWSGGGIGYFPTYSLGNMYAAQFFEAARRDLGDLDEQFAAGDFAPLKTWLNQNIHQRGQQYRANRLVEVVTGEQLDYRPLVQHLRAKFSELYGL, from the coding sequence ATGACCTCCTACGATTCACTGCTCACAGAACTCCGCTCAATCGCCTTATTAGAATCTTGTGGCCACGTCCTCGGTTGGGACGAACAGACCTATATGCCACCCGGTGGTGCGGAACATCGTGCGAATCAACTCTCGCTGCTCGCTGGAATGGTGCACGAACGGGCAACGTCTCCACAATTGGGCGACCTGCTCGCCTCAGCCGAACAAAATGAGAAGTCGGACGACCCTGATTCTCCTACGGCAGCCAATCTTCGCGAAGCTCGGCGGAAGTACGATCGTTCGACGAAACTCCCTCGCAGATTGGTCGAAGAACTCTCACGCGTCTGCACCTTGTCACAACAAGCCTGGGTGCAAGCTCGCAAGGATTCCAAATTTGCCGACTTCCTTCCTTGGTTGGAACAGGTCGTTGCACTTCGCCGCGAGGAAGCCGACGTAGTGGGCTACGGCGATGGTGTGCCCTACGACGCATTGTTGGATGAATACGAACCGGGGATGACCGCCGCTGAGGTGACCACGCTGTTCGCCGGGCTGCGCGACGAATTGGTGCCGTTGATCGCTGAAATCGTCGACTGCGGCCGACAACCGGACATTTCTATTTTGCAACGCAGTTATCCGGTCGATAAACAACGCGACTTCGGCACAGCCGCCGCGACCGCAATTGGTTTTGACTTTCACAAAGGCCGATTGGACGAAGCGGCACACCCCTTTTGCAGCGGCTTCGGCCCGGGCGATACGCGGTTAACCACGCGGTATGATGAACATCATTTCCCCGGCGCATTTTTCGGCACATTGCACGAAGCGGGGCACGGGATCTATGAGCAGGGACTCAATCCCGCCGAATTCGGCACGCCGATGGGGACCTACACTTCGCTCGGCATCCATGAATCGCAATCGCGGTTGTGGGAAAACTTCGTCGGCCGTAGTCGCGCGTTCTGGAATCACTACTACTCCGCCGCACAGCAAACCTTTTCCACCGCCCTGACCGATGTCTCTGAAGAGACGTTTCTGTGGTGCGTAAACGATGTGCGGCCGACATTCATTCGTGTCGAAGCCGACGAAGCGACCTATAACCTGCACATCTTGTTGCGGTTTGAGCTGGAACAACCACTCGTCTCGGGCGATCTCAAACCGGCCGACGTTCCGGCCGCTTGGAACGAAAAGTTCACGCAATATTTCGGCATTACGCCCCCCACCGATGCCATGGGCTGCCTGCAAGACATTCACTGGAGCGGCGGCGGAATTGGATATTTCCCCACGTATTCATTGGGGAACATGTACGCCGCCCAATTCTTCGAAGCGGCCCGCCGCGATCTCGGCGACCTGGACGAACAATTCGCCGCCGGAGATTTCGCGCCGTTAAAAACGTGGCTGAACCAAAACATCCACCAACGCGGCCAACAGTACCGGGCCAACCGACTGGTTGAGGTGGTCACGGGGGAACAATTGGACTATCGACCGCTGGTGCAACATCTTCGCGCGAAGTTTTCTGAGTTGTACGGCCTTTAG
- a CDS encoding NfeD family protein, with product MSAWGPQHWAFLLAIIGMLLLFGEVLIPSAGAIFVTAIACLAASVFCAWQAWWETNPGYFWGFVAGLAITLPMAGYWMLKLWERILFRADDAERQLTKTSPAGELKLLIGKQGRTVSPLMPAGIVVVDGERIHASSEGMIVERDEPIRVVGVRSNRLIVRVIDPNEIRDADLETGLEDAESDEPLDFNVSEG from the coding sequence ATGTCGGCTTGGGGACCGCAACATTGGGCGTTCTTGCTCGCGATCATCGGAATGCTGCTGTTGTTCGGTGAAGTCTTGATTCCATCAGCCGGGGCGATCTTTGTGACCGCCATCGCCTGTTTAGCCGCTTCAGTGTTTTGCGCCTGGCAGGCGTGGTGGGAAACCAACCCCGGTTATTTTTGGGGGTTCGTCGCCGGACTGGCGATCACCCTCCCCATGGCGGGGTATTGGATGTTGAAGTTGTGGGAACGCATCTTATTTCGCGCCGATGATGCGGAACGACAATTGACTAAGACGTCACCCGCTGGAGAATTGAAGCTGCTCATCGGAAAACAGGGCCGCACGGTTTCTCCGCTGATGCCGGCTGGAATTGTGGTGGTTGACGGCGAGCGCATTCATGCTTCTAGTGAAGGCATGATTGTTGAGCGTGACGAGCCAATCCGCGTTGTAGGCGTCCGATCGAATCGGTTAATCGTCCGTGTGATCGATCCCAACGAGATTCGCGATGCTGATCTTGAGACGGGGCTTGAGGATGCAGAGAGTGATGAGCCGCTTGACTTTAATGTGTCAGAGGGGTAA
- a CDS encoding MotA/TolQ/ExbB proton channel family protein, translating to MSWKYIAPLRLPRGHFVAIIVGCWLLAIIPGVTFAQGTGEPATETEPAPATAPAQAPGDDAANEASTPDAAARPATLFEKLTAGNMTWFMLPIVIASIIATWFSIERLMVLRRRTVIPYAFVTRFLEHLEQDRLDPQLAVKLCEENGSPIAQVFAHGVRKWGKPSVEIEQAIIDGGERQVSNLRRHLRVLNGVATVAPLLGLLGTVVGMIMAFDQIAGGTAMGKAEQLAGGIGVALLTTAGGLTVAIPSLILYMYLSGRVDILVMEMDALAQKVVGLISAESIAERRENDRPSRKKAKDKVTAESA from the coding sequence ATGTCTTGGAAATACATTGCACCTCTTCGTCTGCCCAGAGGTCATTTCGTCGCCATCATCGTCGGTTGTTGGCTATTGGCGATCATTCCCGGGGTGACATTTGCTCAAGGGACGGGCGAACCTGCGACCGAAACGGAACCGGCGCCGGCGACCGCTCCAGCACAGGCACCCGGTGACGATGCTGCGAATGAGGCAAGTACGCCCGATGCGGCAGCACGCCCGGCGACGTTGTTTGAAAAACTAACCGCTGGCAACATGACTTGGTTCATGCTGCCGATTGTGATTGCCTCGATCATTGCGACCTGGTTTTCGATCGAACGCTTGATGGTACTGCGTCGTCGCACCGTGATCCCCTATGCCTTTGTGACGCGATTTTTAGAACACCTCGAACAAGATCGACTCGACCCGCAATTGGCGGTCAAGTTGTGCGAAGAAAACGGCAGCCCCATTGCACAGGTATTCGCCCACGGCGTCCGCAAATGGGGCAAACCGAGCGTCGAAATCGAACAGGCTATTATCGATGGCGGTGAGCGGCAGGTCTCGAATTTGCGACGGCATTTGCGGGTCCTCAACGGTGTCGCCACGGTGGCGCCTTTGCTCGGGCTATTGGGCACAGTCGTGGGCATGATCATGGCCTTTGATCAAATCGCCGGAGGAACGGCAATGGGCAAGGCCGAACAACTCGCCGGCGGTATTGGTGTGGCACTACTGACGACGGCTGGCGGATTGACCGTCGCGATTCCCTCGTTAATTCTCTACATGTACCTCTCCGGCCGCGTTGACATTCTTGTGATGGAAATGGATGCCCTTGCGCAAAAGGTGGTCGGATTGATCTCCGCGGAGTCGATTGCCGAACGCCGCGAAAATGATCGGCCCTCGCGTAAGAAAGCCAAAGACAAAGTCACGGCCGAATCCGCTTAA
- a CDS encoding BON domain-containing protein, which yields MRRYHFWLLALGLMAMTPAVTEAGWFSKKSDKPTADSKAVKSNQQVAEQIGKALRTQDLKGHDISVEYKGGVARLTGHAPSLRHKAAITKVVNGVSDVKRVDNQLRISAPRPAATARTAAQRPTAPRRAARPANPSGIQLASAEEMPHHGRVTRVPTSVPREAVQQVQHVQGMQPPAGAPIPSYGAMATPASHAVQDMPNLPTHAWPAYASHPNYSQVTYPKEYSAAAWPYIGPFYPYPQVPLGWRKAQLEWDDGYWKLNFSPRTEKWWWFLAPKNW from the coding sequence ATGCGACGTTACCACTTTTGGTTGCTGGCGCTGGGACTCATGGCGATGACTCCCGCGGTCACGGAAGCCGGTTGGTTCAGCAAAAAGTCTGACAAACCGACAGCCGACAGCAAAGCAGTCAAATCGAATCAACAAGTTGCCGAGCAAATCGGCAAGGCTTTGCGGACTCAGGACTTGAAAGGGCATGACATCTCCGTCGAGTATAAGGGCGGTGTGGCACGTTTGACCGGACATGCCCCGAGCCTGCGTCACAAAGCGGCCATCACCAAGGTGGTCAACGGCGTCTCGGACGTCAAACGGGTTGATAACCAACTGCGGATTTCAGCACCGCGACCGGCCGCAACGGCCCGCACGGCTGCACAACGCCCGACGGCACCGCGTCGTGCGGCTCGGCCTGCAAATCCGTCTGGTATCCAACTCGCCTCAGCTGAGGAAATGCCGCATCACGGCCGCGTAACCCGCGTCCCGACTTCGGTTCCTCGCGAAGCTGTCCAACAGGTCCAACACGTTCAGGGAATGCAACCGCCGGCCGGTGCACCGATCCCGTCGTATGGTGCCATGGCTACCCCCGCCTCACACGCGGTGCAAGACATGCCCAACCTGCCGACGCACGCTTGGCCTGCCTATGCCTCCCACCCTAACTACTCCCAAGTTACGTATCCCAAAGAGTACAGTGCCGCAGCATGGCCGTACATTGGGCCGTTCTACCCCTATCCCCAGGTACCGTTGGGATGGCGGAAAGCACAACTGGAATGGGATGACGGTTACTGGAAGCTGAACTTCAGCCCCCGGACCGAAAAATGGTGGTGGTTCTTGGCTCCCAAGAACTGGTAA
- a CDS encoding tetratricopeptide repeat protein, with product MAQVASKRFHTLFNKSILVLACATTACLALADTASAAGLESYRLATGYYQRGKWALSVDEFRTFLKDMPDHPKAEKAEVFLGMALVNLKEFKQAREVFRSFIAKHQDSRYLSHAMYRVGECSFLLDDYQSADGELNQFLQKFPNDPLATRATYNRAEAQLALAKPAEAIELYNTVAANKVDQALANQAKFGLAKAYGQMQKMAEAEAIYAELSRELTGEAAAEARMLLADLYFDQNHHDKAATAYAGVVEEFPDSPLVANAQLKLGKSLFGIGDYLRAADVLSRLAENEQLSGDAGFWQGASLKSAGQYAKAAEVLAANYAQLGDAPEAARTLYHWADTEQRLNETDKSVAHYLELIRRWPEHALSDDALHAAALAALKGNKHAQAEELIARFSQEFPTSGLRYRQRLVQGRINLALAKSGDPKQTAERFAAAEQEFRTVMQESEIETTQLRARYFLAYTMYELGKYQQALEVIAPLIAQLDKNPTDTAYADAYVLDALCHLKLKKYGPAGTSVSAYLKMLPEGEFVSQALGIRARAAANLGDKATAVADHTQLKSRWPDSVDFARTTEELANIAYDNSDFPWAAELYGLLAGMDKDSKYRPVGLSGLGWAQYQQKQYELSATSFATFVTDYPDHILAAESGFKHGASLRELGKTKEAAQVFKDIFETYTPSAKAFVAGLAAARQLRASQRIDDADAMYAALIEKYPQQVDLDKLLNEWAVMQHGAENYERSDAVCRRIVAEYPDSPLANDARLQLAISDLIAGKLAEARPVFQKLESNPDITDKIREEALFRLIALNVIEEQWEAARALSERSLADFPQGKHQWDARFRAAQAYYELRQFDKARPALEELRKARTKPAVADGESTGGETIETLDWFPSVWLLLAEIHLQEKRYDDVEATVAEFRSVAPDSPYLYQADEVLGRSLNNQAKFNEAREAFRRVTESESGQKTETAAKSQFILANTYFHQKDYEQAIAELLKVDILYDFPEYQSASLLSVGMCEEKLNRWDKAAEAYEELLKRFPKSKHAESAKARLADARLKASR from the coding sequence ATGGCACAAGTCGCATCGAAACGATTCCACACCCTGTTCAACAAGTCGATTTTAGTGCTCGCCTGCGCGACCACTGCTTGCTTGGCATTGGCTGATACTGCATCCGCCGCAGGTCTAGAAAGCTACCGGCTCGCGACGGGATATTATCAACGCGGCAAATGGGCGCTTTCGGTTGATGAATTCCGTACCTTCCTCAAAGATATGCCGGACCACCCCAAGGCGGAAAAGGCCGAGGTTTTTCTGGGGATGGCGTTGGTCAATCTCAAGGAATTCAAACAGGCCCGTGAAGTCTTTCGGTCCTTCATTGCCAAGCACCAAGACAGCCGTTACCTCAGCCACGCCATGTACCGTGTGGGCGAATGTAGTTTCTTGCTGGATGACTATCAGTCGGCTGATGGCGAACTCAATCAGTTTCTGCAAAAGTTCCCCAACGATCCCCTGGCCACCCGCGCGACCTACAATCGCGCCGAAGCGCAATTGGCACTCGCCAAACCGGCAGAAGCAATCGAACTCTACAATACGGTCGCCGCAAACAAAGTCGACCAAGCGTTGGCCAACCAAGCCAAATTCGGTTTGGCGAAGGCCTACGGCCAAATGCAAAAAATGGCTGAAGCCGAAGCAATCTACGCGGAATTGTCGCGGGAGCTAACCGGCGAAGCGGCTGCGGAAGCGCGCATGCTGTTGGCTGACCTCTATTTCGATCAAAACCATCACGACAAAGCAGCGACAGCCTATGCAGGCGTGGTCGAGGAATTTCCCGACAGCCCGTTGGTTGCCAATGCTCAATTAAAACTCGGCAAATCGCTTTTCGGAATTGGTGACTACCTGCGGGCCGCTGACGTTTTAAGCCGTTTGGCGGAAAACGAGCAGCTTTCCGGTGACGCAGGATTTTGGCAAGGCGCTAGTTTGAAATCGGCAGGCCAGTACGCCAAGGCGGCGGAAGTCCTGGCCGCGAATTACGCACAGCTCGGAGACGCCCCCGAAGCCGCCCGCACGTTGTATCACTGGGCCGACACCGAACAGCGACTCAACGAGACCGACAAGTCGGTGGCGCATTATTTAGAACTAATCCGGCGTTGGCCCGAGCATGCGTTGTCCGACGATGCCTTGCACGCTGCGGCGCTGGCGGCACTCAAAGGCAACAAGCATGCTCAAGCCGAAGAACTCATTGCTCGATTCTCGCAAGAATTTCCCACCAGTGGATTGAGATATCGCCAACGCCTGGTCCAAGGACGCATCAATCTGGCGCTGGCCAAGTCGGGGGATCCCAAGCAGACCGCTGAGCGATTCGCCGCCGCGGAACAAGAATTCCGCACTGTGATGCAAGAAAGCGAAATTGAGACGACGCAATTACGAGCGCGTTATTTTCTCGCGTATACGATGTATGAGTTGGGAAAATACCAGCAAGCTCTGGAAGTGATCGCCCCACTGATCGCACAGTTGGATAAAAACCCGACCGACACCGCATACGCTGATGCCTATGTATTGGACGCCCTGTGCCATCTGAAATTGAAGAAATACGGACCAGCCGGAACGTCGGTTTCCGCTTATCTGAAAATGCTGCCAGAGGGCGAATTCGTCTCACAAGCCTTAGGGATCCGCGCACGGGCCGCCGCTAACTTGGGGGATAAAGCCACCGCTGTCGCCGACCATACACAACTCAAATCACGCTGGCCAGACAGCGTAGATTTTGCACGGACGACCGAAGAATTGGCCAATATTGCTTACGACAACAGCGACTTCCCCTGGGCTGCCGAGTTGTATGGGCTTTTAGCCGGAATGGACAAGGATTCGAAATACCGGCCGGTCGGCCTTTCTGGCTTAGGATGGGCGCAATACCAACAAAAACAATACGAACTATCGGCCACCTCCTTCGCCACCTTTGTCACCGATTATCCCGATCACATCCTCGCTGCAGAGTCGGGGTTCAAACATGGTGCCAGCCTGCGCGAACTGGGCAAGACTAAAGAAGCTGCTCAAGTCTTCAAAGATATTTTTGAGACATACACTCCGTCCGCCAAGGCCTTCGTAGCTGGACTGGCAGCGGCGCGGCAGTTGCGAGCCTCGCAGCGCATCGACGATGCCGATGCCATGTACGCTGCTTTGATTGAAAAATATCCCCAGCAAGTCGACTTGGACAAACTGCTCAACGAATGGGCCGTCATGCAGCATGGGGCGGAAAACTACGAACGCAGCGACGCCGTTTGCCGCCGTATTGTGGCAGAATATCCTGACAGCCCGCTCGCCAACGATGCTCGATTGCAATTGGCCATCAGCGATCTGATCGCCGGAAAGTTGGCCGAGGCGCGGCCGGTATTTCAAAAACTCGAATCGAATCCAGACATCACCGATAAAATTCGCGAAGAGGCGCTCTTTCGTTTGATTGCTCTCAATGTCATTGAGGAACAATGGGAGGCGGCCCGTGCGTTGAGCGAACGGTCGCTGGCCGATTTCCCCCAAGGCAAACATCAATGGGACGCGCGGTTTCGAGCGGCCCAGGCCTACTATGAGTTGCGGCAATTCGACAAGGCCCGCCCTGCCCTGGAGGAATTACGAAAAGCCCGCACCAAACCGGCGGTGGCCGACGGCGAATCGACCGGCGGCGAAACCATTGAGACGCTGGATTGGTTCCCTTCGGTTTGGCTGCTCCTGGCTGAGATTCATCTTCAAGAAAAACGTTACGACGATGTCGAGGCCACGGTCGCCGAATTTCGCTCCGTCGCTCCCGACTCTCCCTATCTGTATCAGGCCGATGAAGTGCTCGGACGCAGCTTAAATAACCAAGCCAAATTTAACGAAGCCCGTGAAGCGTTTCGTCGGGTTACAGAAAGCGAATCGGGGCAAAAGACCGAAACAGCTGCCAAGAGTCAATTCATATTGGCGAATACCTATTTTCATCAAAAGGACTACGAGCAGGCAATTGCCGAGTTGTTGAAGGTGGACATCCTCTATGATTTTCCCGAATACCAATCCGCCTCGCTGCTGAGCGTCGGCATGTGCGAAGAAAAGCTCAATCGCTGGGACAAGGCCGCTGAAGCGTATGAGGAGTTGTTGAAACGATTTCCCAAGAGTAAACATGCCGAGAGTGCGAAAGCTCGACTCGCCGATGCCCGCTTGAAAGCATCCCGTTAA
- the floA gene encoding flotillin-like protein FloA (flotillin-like protein involved in membrane lipid rafts) → MELFAELSSQWTIIIGLAVFFGAILLMAVFARYASLWIQCKMTRAGIGLFSLVKMSLQKINPTVIVRSKIMAVQAQLPYVISSRALEAHYLARGNVPRVIQALIAAHRANIELDWETAQAIDLAGRNVLEAVQTSVYPKVIDCPDVKKGQSTLDAVAGDGIQLRARARVTVRTNLKQLIGGATEETIIARVGQGIVSAIGSTNSYKVVLENPDMISRKVLDMGLEAQTAFAIVSIDIADIDVSENVGARLQADQAEADTRVAQAKAEQKRAEFAAREQEMVAKVQQNRAEVVLAEAEVPKAIADAFQSGQLALMDYYDLHNVQADTKMRMAIAGSGSDGRVGSNPA, encoded by the coding sequence ATGGAACTGTTCGCCGAATTATCATCTCAATGGACCATTATCATCGGCTTGGCGGTTTTCTTCGGCGCCATTTTGCTGATGGCCGTGTTTGCACGCTACGCCAGTTTGTGGATCCAGTGCAAAATGACGCGGGCCGGGATCGGCCTGTTTAGCCTAGTGAAGATGAGTCTGCAAAAGATCAACCCCACGGTGATCGTCCGCAGTAAGATCATGGCGGTCCAAGCACAGCTGCCCTACGTGATCAGTTCGCGGGCACTCGAGGCGCATTACTTGGCACGCGGCAACGTGCCTCGTGTGATTCAAGCATTGATTGCAGCCCATCGTGCGAACATCGAACTCGACTGGGAGACCGCTCAAGCAATCGACTTAGCGGGCCGGAATGTATTGGAAGCGGTGCAGACCAGCGTGTATCCCAAAGTCATCGACTGTCCCGATGTGAAAAAGGGGCAATCAACCTTGGACGCAGTCGCCGGTGACGGAATTCAATTGCGAGCACGCGCCCGCGTGACAGTGCGTACCAACTTAAAACAACTGATCGGGGGAGCCACCGAAGAAACCATCATTGCTCGCGTCGGGCAGGGGATTGTTTCGGCCATTGGTTCGACGAATAGTTATAAGGTCGTGCTGGAAAATCCGGACATGATTTCCCGCAAGGTGTTGGATATGGGATTGGAAGCGCAAACGGCGTTTGCAATCGTCTCGATCGATATCGCCGACATCGACGTTTCCGAAAATGTCGGCGCGCGGTTGCAGGCCGATCAGGCGGAGGCCGATACACGGGTTGCCCAAGCCAAGGCGGAACAGAAGCGGGCGGAATTCGCTGCCCGCGAACAGGAAATGGTTGCCAAAGTCCAACAAAACCGTGCCGAAGTCGTTTTGGCCGAAGCCGAAGTCCCCAAAGCCATCGCCGACGCGTTCCAGTCGGGGCAATTGGCCTTGATGGACTATTATGATCTGCATAACGTGCAAGCCGATACCAAAATGCGTATGGCGATTGCCGGGAGCGGAAGCGACGGTCGTGTCGGCAGCAACCCGGCATGA
- a CDS encoding ExbD/TolR family protein translates to MPLKVREHEEPTLNLTPMIDVVFLLIIFFMVGARFTELEREFDINLPTVSEARPLTNPPDRIEVNVFRNGRIKVAGQFLTIDELNVRLQQAQQRYADQAVMIRADGSNAYQQVIDVLSVCEQAQIKHFTLAARVEGEEPQ, encoded by the coding sequence ATGCCACTGAAAGTTCGAGAACACGAAGAACCGACGTTGAACCTGACGCCGATGATCGACGTCGTATTCCTGTTGATCATCTTCTTCATGGTGGGCGCCCGGTTTACGGAGTTGGAACGAGAATTCGACATCAACCTGCCCACCGTCAGCGAAGCGCGGCCGTTGACCAATCCGCCCGACCGTATCGAAGTCAATGTGTTTCGCAACGGCCGCATCAAAGTGGCTGGTCAGTTTCTAACCATCGATGAACTCAACGTACGGTTGCAACAAGCCCAACAACGTTACGCCGATCAGGCAGTGATGATTCGCGCAGATGGCAGCAACGCCTATCAACAGGTGATTGACGTTCTGAGTGTTTGTGAACAGGCCCAAATCAAACATTTCACATTGGCCGCACGCGTCGAAGGTGAGGAACCGCAATGA
- a CDS encoding prenyltransferase/squalene oxidase repeat-containing protein codes for MSATIFTELENWLPSLSSNNWLLNGAWVALGLATVILAFMFITGHGNARQVRISLMISIIAHCALALGTDKIPIAGADIRVKPKEPSFEIEQLVFTAIDDQQQVADPNAPAWDALTPTPLPATQRQSYEDATEELPEIAREEQSLQDPETVALADVPDEMPEDQLEIPRAESSVPATERTADGTQLDNYEETVESRPDLDIPTPRSGERRPEDQGVAKSEIERESRRGRTEDPTANLRESQRMEVADATTDPTSQLQRGPNSEAANRRNADAAETLSADDPGAQTAQRREEVGKGRPKSKAFTRRDNPGTPPSTPGLDDDVERNPRPESDDEPDTRLATREGGPQPISEDAKLRLTRTETTRSGDQRRVARLPATYQLRNVDNRERVAIRHGATTASEEAVEDSLQWLAAHQSAAGFWDANGFTENCPTGGDVCWGLAGLKGHQGSEKDNVPKSGVQADSGLTGLAVLAFLGAGYTHEEGIYADQVDHALRWLIRQQDGDGFLGGNATHYAKMYCHGMATIALGEAYGMTQDPTLREPLEKAIAFIVGRQNPKDGGWRYTPGKLGDVSMFGWQLMALKSAETAGLTFPAETRSLTINFLVRHSRGKKRGLSAYRLDDKVTPAMTAEALFCKQVLGIKRENSQSAAAVEYLMQHLPKQSEQNLYYWYYGTLAMFQYGGEPWEQWNERVRETLVETQRKDGHATGSWDPRPPWGDYGGRIYSTVLSTLCLEVYYRFLPMYRAGDTE; via the coding sequence ATGAGTGCGACAATTTTCACCGAACTCGAGAACTGGTTGCCCTCGCTATCATCCAACAATTGGTTGTTGAACGGAGCCTGGGTGGCGCTGGGGTTGGCCACGGTGATTTTGGCATTTATGTTCATCACCGGCCATGGCAATGCGCGGCAAGTGCGGATCTCATTAATGATTTCGATCATTGCCCACTGCGCGCTGGCACTCGGTACGGACAAGATCCCCATTGCCGGCGCCGACATCCGTGTTAAACCCAAAGAGCCATCCTTTGAGATTGAGCAATTGGTGTTCACCGCAATCGACGACCAACAACAAGTCGCCGATCCCAATGCGCCAGCCTGGGATGCCCTAACCCCGACACCGCTGCCCGCCACGCAGCGTCAAAGTTACGAAGATGCGACCGAGGAACTCCCGGAGATTGCCCGTGAAGAGCAGTCGCTGCAAGACCCCGAAACAGTGGCGCTTGCTGATGTTCCCGACGAAATGCCAGAGGACCAACTAGAAATCCCACGCGCCGAAAGCAGTGTCCCGGCGACCGAACGGACAGCCGACGGAACCCAACTCGACAATTACGAAGAAACAGTCGAATCGCGTCCCGATTTGGACATCCCAACACCCCGCTCCGGAGAGCGGCGACCGGAGGACCAAGGGGTGGCGAAATCTGAAATCGAACGCGAAAGTCGACGCGGCCGCACAGAAGACCCCACCGCCAACTTGCGGGAAAGTCAGCGAATGGAAGTGGCCGACGCCACGACAGACCCGACATCACAATTGCAACGCGGTCCGAATTCCGAGGCGGCCAATCGTCGCAATGCGGATGCCGCCGAGACTTTATCAGCAGATGACCCCGGTGCACAGACCGCCCAACGCCGCGAAGAGGTCGGCAAAGGGCGTCCCAAATCTAAGGCCTTTACTCGTCGTGACAATCCCGGAACACCCCCCAGCACGCCTGGATTGGACGACGACGTCGAACGGAATCCTCGACCAGAAAGCGACGATGAACCCGACACGCGATTAGCGACGCGCGAGGGTGGACCACAACCGATTTCCGAAGACGCAAAATTGCGTCTCACTCGCACTGAAACAACGCGATCCGGCGATCAGCGACGTGTGGCCCGCCTGCCCGCCACGTATCAACTTCGCAATGTCGACAACCGTGAGCGAGTCGCCATCCGCCACGGAGCGACCACCGCTTCTGAAGAGGCGGTGGAAGACAGCCTGCAATGGTTGGCCGCGCATCAAAGCGCCGCCGGATTTTGGGATGCCAATGGCTTCACGGAAAATTGCCCCACAGGCGGCGACGTCTGTTGGGGACTGGCCGGACTCAAAGGACACCAGGGTTCCGAAAAAGACAACGTCCCCAAGTCGGGCGTCCAGGCGGACTCGGGGCTGACCGGGTTGGCTGTGTTAGCATTTCTCGGCGCGGGCTATACTCACGAAGAAGGCATCTACGCCGACCAGGTCGACCATGCCTTGCGTTGGTTGATTCGCCAACAAGACGGGGACGGATTTCTCGGCGGCAACGCCACGCATTATGCCAAGATGTATTGCCATGGGATGGCGACGATCGCCCTGGGTGAGGCCTATGGCATGACACAGGATCCCACGCTCCGCGAACCATTGGAAAAGGCGATTGCTTTCATCGTGGGACGGCAGAATCCCAAGGATGGCGGTTGGCGATATACGCCCGGCAAACTGGGCGACGTCAGCATGTTCGGCTGGCAATTGATGGCGCTCAAAAGCGCCGAAACGGCGGGACTCACCTTTCCCGCTGAAACACGTAGCCTGACGATCAATTTTCTCGTCAGGCATTCCCGCGGAAAAAAAAGAGGGCTATCCGCATATCGTCTTGACGACAAAGTCACCCCCGCCATGACCGCCGAAGCACTGTTTTGCAAACAGGTATTGGGCATCAAACGCGAAAACTCGCAAAGCGCCGCCGCCGTCGAATACCTGATGCAGCATTTGCCGAAACAGTCGGAACAAAATTTGTATTACTGGTATTACGGCACGTTGGCCATGTTTCAATACGGCGGGGAGCCGTGGGAACAATGGAACGAACGCGTCCGCGAAACGTTGGTGGAAACACAACGCAAAGACGGACACGCAACCGGCAGTTGGGACCCGCGACCGCCTTGGGGCGACTATGGAGGACGCATCTATTCCACCGTGCTCAGCACGCTCTGCTTGGAAGTCTATTACCGCTTCCTCCCCATGTACCGCGCCGGCGACACCGAGTAA